TGGCGGTGCTGATGATGATCCTGCGCCAAGCCGCCCGGGACGGAATCATCCCAGCAGCACCCCCGGTCTCAGTGCCGAAGCAGGAATCTGTCCGCTACGACTCCGACCACGCCGAGACTGACGACGTCGCCAGACCCGACCAGGTGGAGGCCTTGTACGACGCCACACCTGAGCATTTCGGGATCATGGTGCTGCTGGCCGCGTGGTGTCAGCTCAGGCGAGGGGAGTGCTTGGGTCTGCAGCGTCGGGACATCATCTGGCATGAGGACGGCACCGCGACCCTTTACGTCCATCGTCAGCTTAACGCCAACACTGGTGACCTGACCATGCCGAAGACCGAGGCCGGCAAACGCCCGCTGAGCGTCCCCGACATCATGCTCCACCGTCTGAGGAAGCACCTGGAAAGCAATGTGGCGCCCGAGGCGAAAGCACCCGTGGTGCCAACAACACGGCGGGGCAGTGTCCCCTTGTCGAACACCCGGTGGGGGTACATATGGGCCGAAGTCCGTGAGAAGGTCAACGATCTGCCCCACCGTTATCGCTTCCACGACCTGCGCCATACGGGACTTACTATCTTCGCCCAAGAGGGAGCGACACTGGCCGAGCTGATGCGCCGCGGAGGTCACTCAGACATCCGAGTCGTCCTGCGCTACCAGCACAGCACCATGGCGCGGGACCGGGAGCTGGCTGAGCGAATGAGCAGAACGGCTCAGGCCAAGATCGAGGCCCGAAAGAAGGCAGATAAGGAGTGCCAGGGCCGAGATGGACACCTATGAGATGTCAGAGCCACGAAGAAGGGGGGTGACACCTCATGGCAATGCAGGACAAGAAGGCATCAGCCGATCAGCAGCTGGTCTCGCTCGCGGAAGCGGCTGAACAGTTCGGCGTCTCGGTGAAGACCATTCGACGCCGCATCGCTGACGGCACAGTACATGGTTACCGTGTCGGGCGACTGATCCGGGTGGACCTCAACGAGCTCCAGCAACAGCTGCTGGTAGAGATCCCCTCGTTGAAGTAGAAAGTCGATCTTCGCACCCAATACTGGTGGAGGATGGTCCCGCTCAAACAGCGAGGCCATCCTCCACCAGCGTGAAGCGCAAGCCGATCAATAGGTCTCTGCCTGGTCGTCGAGGTGTCGGAAGAACTCGTCTTCGGCTTGGCGTCGTTGTGCGACTTGGGCCATTACGAAGTCCACGAACTCGTTTTCGCGGTTTTCGATGGTGAGGTCTTCTATGGTTGGTGCGCGGTCTTCTCCGGGCCAGGAGGTCTGGCGGGTGGGTCGGTCCCTGTCTAGCCGGGTGCCGGACGCTGCGACCCATTCGCGGAGCCGGGCTCTGGCGTCTGCGAAGTCGCGGTGCCAGCCGATGGGGACTGAGGCGTTCTGTTCGGGGTCGTAGGCTCCGAGCCAGTGCAGGTGTAGGGCGGAGAGTTCCCACACCAGTTCCGGGTGGTGGTGCCAGAACGGTGGGATCACACTGGCTGGTAGCCCGTAGGTGCGCCGCAGCCAGTGGACCCATTTGTTTAGTTCCAGCCATTCAGCTTCCAGGTCATCGGCGGAAAGCAGGTTCCAGTTGATCGGCTTCGGTGGCTCAGGGAGGTCACCGCCGGGGTCGAAACCCGGCTCAAAGCCGGGGTCCGGTTCGTCATAGGCCGTGTCATAGGTGTCGTGGGCCTGGTAGTCCTCCGGCCCCGGGTCGTGTGGGGTGTGCTGGTTCATGGCTCTGGCTCCTGGCCGGTGTCAGAGGCTGAGGTTGGGCGGTTCGGACTGCGGGTTCTGCCGCTGGGGTGCCTCGAACCCTGCGGCGTCGCGTTCGACACTGCGGCGGGGTGTGCGGTCCACCTCGTAGCGGGTGCGGGCCATGTCATGACCGATCCGGCGGGCCACGAACTCCTCACCGGGAGCGGTCAGCCCGTTAGCGTCGGTGTATTCGTATTCGCGCACGTAGCCTTCGGCGATGATCTTGTCGCCCTTGGCCAGGCGTTCATGGCCCTGCTCGGCGGCGGCTTTGAAGGCCACCAGGTTGTGGAAGGTGGTGTCCTTCTGCGTGAACGACCCATCGGCCTCGCGCTGGTAGTGCTCCTTGCCCACCTTGACGAACAAGCGCGGGTCACCGTTTTCGGTGTAGCTCAGCTGCGGTGCTGAGGCGATGAAACCGGAGAATGACTGCTGGGTATGGATCGCCATGACCAGGGCTCCTTATCTGCCACGGCCACCGCCCTTGTGCAGGTGGCCTCTGCCAGACAGGTGCACCCAGCACCCCGGCGCTAGGTACGCGGGTGGTGTTGGAGCATGGCTTCGATCTGCTCCCGGTCGGCCCTCAGGTCGGTGGCCTCTGGTCGTTCGGTCCAGCGGCGCAGGTCGGTGATGATCGGCGGTGCCGTCCGCAAAAGGGTGACCCCGGTGCCGAAGGGCAGGGTCCTGATCCGGTCTGGTGGCAGCACCGAGACCCGGCGAACAGATCGCTGGTTCGAGCGGGTGCCGTGATCCCCGATGGTGGTCGAATCGGTGTACTCGTCACGTTCCCCGATGAGGGTGGAGAGGTCTTGGAGGTCCCGGGAGTTCGAGGCTCCACCGAGGATGATTTTGACGATCGCGGCATCCCAGATCGCCCCGGCCTGGTTCTCTGACCACTTCTCCCTGGCCTGTGCCAGCGACTGAAGCACCGGCAGGGTGGTGATTCCGGTGCCCCCGCCTTCAGCCATCAACGTCGGCAGGCTGGGTAGGGGTGCGAGGTTGCCGATCTCATCCAGCGCCAACAACAGCGGCGGGTCCAACCGTGCACCGGGTAACCTGGCGGCCATACGCCGGGCGGTCTCAACCAGGTCTTCCAC
The sequence above is drawn from the Nesterenkonia populi genome and encodes:
- a CDS encoding tyrosine-type recombinase/integrase, which encodes MTATTDRKTRSRREGWGSLRKLSSGRWQARYPGPDGQTYTARTEDDKPLTFLTKTDARTWLANVHTQIARGQWEPPAVVAARRRAEAEAERARTLGFAEYAERWMEMIRTQPNRSGKKRSEGTIRSYQSKVSGYLIPEFGDTPLRDIDAARIKVMTDRLDAIPSPLNPKSKFNGVTRPVLAVLMMILRQAARDGIIPAAPPVSVPKQESVRYDSDHAETDDVARPDQVEALYDATPEHFGIMVLLAAWCQLRRGECLGLQRRDIIWHEDGTATLYVHRQLNANTGDLTMPKTEAGKRPLSVPDIMLHRLRKHLESNVAPEAKAPVVPTTRRGSVPLSNTRWGYIWAEVREKVNDLPHRYRFHDLRHTGLTIFAQEGATLAELMRRGGHSDIRVVLRYQHSTMARDRELAERMSRTAQAKIEARKKADKECQGRDGHL
- a CDS encoding helix-turn-helix domain-containing protein, yielding MAMQDKKASADQQLVSLAEAAEQFGVSVKTIRRRIADGTVHGYRVGRLIRVDLNELQQQLLVEIPSLK
- a CDS encoding single-stranded DNA-binding protein, producing MAIHTQQSFSGFIASAPQLSYTENGDPRLFVKVGKEHYQREADGSFTQKDTTFHNLVAFKAAAEQGHERLAKGDKIIAEGYVREYEYTDANGLTAPGEEFVARRIGHDMARTRYEVDRTPRRSVERDAAGFEAPQRQNPQSEPPNLSL